A window of Chaetodon auriga isolate fChaAug3 chromosome 2, fChaAug3.hap1, whole genome shotgun sequence contains these coding sequences:
- the brk1 gene encoding putative protein BRICK1, producing the protein MAGQEDPVQREIHQDWANREYIEVITSSIKKIADFLNSFDMSCRSRLATLNEKLTALERRIEYIEARVTKGETLT; encoded by the exons ATGGCTGGCCAGGAAGATCCAGTGCAAAGAGAGATTCACCAAGACTGGGCTAATCGAGAGTACATAGAAGTAATTACGagcagcattaaaaaaatcGCCGACTTTCTAAACTCGTTCG ATATGTCGTGTCGATCCCGCTTGGCCACTCTCAATGAGAAGCTGACGGCGTTGGAGAGGAGGATTGAATATATTGAAGCGAGA GTGACAAAAGGAGAGACCTTGACCTAG
- the rbm5 gene encoding RNA-binding protein 5 isoform X1, which translates to MGADKRISRTERSGRYGSDQPRDEPEWRDRRERDQDRDHNMRRWNDERRNDRFEGDRRGSRDSPEQRERKRRNSDRSEDGYHSDGDYPEQDYRREPGEEKKSKTIMLWGLSPHVSEDDIRFAIDQLEGPQPVDVRLMKKKTGISRGFAFVDFYHLQDATRWMETNQKRLTIQGKSVDMHYSHPRNKYEDWLCNTCGLYNFRRRLKCFRCGAAKAESETSNNTGASETQPSGDFYGDTIILRNIAPLTTVEAIMTALAPYANLSSNNIRLIKDKQTGQNRGFAFVQLSSPLEASQLLTILQGLQPPLKLDGKTIGVDYAKSARKDLLLPDGNRVSAFSVASTAIAAAQWSSSQPQQSSEGMSEYSYLQEGYTPMSQDYQMYYPQGAGASTSQGNGILGAAPGVKIVPTAAGVVISQTPQVYQPHIIVQPAVQALPLAQQLEAKPQTGHLSGIEAASVPVAPVAAATVTAASTLIASGQTADTNTAAPDTSSYQYDESSGYYYDPQTGLYYDPNSHYYYNSQTQQYLYWDSEKQTYVPASNDTNAGQNENTAAAAGSKESKEGKEKKEKPKSKTAQQIAKDMERWAKTLNKQKENFKSSFQPISQEERKEAAAADAGYILFEKKQAGGLDRLMPEMPRCLEEEPPTSSVSTSKCGLVAAYSGDSDPEEGVVEPDGGDIGLDKLTDWSKLACLLCRRQFPNKEALVRHQQLSDLHKKNLEVLRRSKMTEAELEELERKETEMKYRDRAAERREKYGIPEPPAPKKKKFSQPTPAVNYEQPTKDGLNSDNIGNKMLQAMGWKEGKGLGRNQQGITTPIEAQLRTKGAGLGTKGTNYTLSASDTYKDAVRKAMFARFTELE; encoded by the exons ATGGGAGCTGATAAAAG AATTAGTCGCACAGAACGTAGTGGGCGGTACGGCTCTGACCAGCCCCGTGATGAACCAGAATGGCGTGACAGACGAGAGAGGGACCAGGACCGCGATCACAACATGCGCCGCTGGAACGACGAAAGACGTAATGATCGTTTTGAAGGAGATCGTCGAGGATCAAGAGATAGTCCAGAG caaagagaaagGAAACGACGCAACAGTGATAGGTCAGAAGATGGTTATCACTCCGATGGCGACTACCCAGAGCAGGATTACAGAAGGGAGCctggggaggagaagaagagcaagACCATCATGCTCTGGGGTCTGTCTCCTCATGTCAGTGAGGACGAT ATTCGTTTTGCCATAGACCAATTGGAGGGACCGCAGCCAGTGGATGTCAGgctgatgaaaaagaaaacag GTATAAGCCGTGGTTTCGCCTTCGTGGACTTTTATCACTTGCAAGATGCTACCCGATGGATGGAGACCAATCAG AAACGTCTGACCATCCAAGGCAAAAGCGTGGACATGCACTACAGTCACCCCAGGAACAAGTATGAAGACTGGCTCTGCAACACT TGTGGCCTGTACAATTTCCGGAGGAGGCTGAAGTGCTTCAGGTGTGGAGCAGCCAAAGCTG aaagtgaaactaGCAACAATACTGGAGCCTCCGAAACTCAACCCAGTGGAGATTTCTATGGCGACA CAATCATCCTGAGAAATATTGCTCCTCTGACCACCGTGGAAGCAATCATGACAGCCCTGGCACCATATGCTAATCTTTCATCAAACAACATTCGCCTCATCAAGGACAAGCAGACGGGCCAGAACAGAGGCTTTGCCTTTGTAcagctgtcctctcctctg GAGGCCTCTCAGCTGCTAACCATCTTACAGGGACTGCAGCCACCTTTGAAACTGGATGGAAAAACAATCGGGGTGGATTATGCCAAGAGTGCTAGAAA GGACCTTTTGCTACCTGATGGGAATCGAGTCAGTGCCTTCTCTGTGGCCAGCACGGCCATTGCTGCGGCCCAGTGGTCCTCAAGTCAG ccacagcagagctCAGAGGGAATGTCAGAGTACAGCTACCTACAAGAGGGCTACACTCCAATGTCACAG GACTACCAGATGTATTACCCGCAAGGAGCAGGAGCCAGCACCTCTCAGGGAAATGGCATTCTAGGAG CTGCCCCGGGTGTAAAGATCGTTCCAACTGCAGCTGGAGTAGTGATATCACAGACTCCACAAGTCTATCAACCCCATATAATCGTGCAGCCCGCTGTTCAG GCGTTACCACTTGCCCAGCAATTGGAGGCAAAACCCCAGACAGGACATCTTTCAGGCATTGAAGCTGCATCTGTGCCTGTTGCTCCTGTAGCTGCTGCCACTGTTACTGCTGCCAGCACATTAATAGCCTCAGGACAGACAGCTGACACCAACACTG CTGCTCCTGACACGTCCTCCTATCAGTATGATGAATCCTCTGGTTACTATTACGATCCTCAAACTGGCCTCTACTATGACCCTAACAGCCAT TATTACTACAACTCTCAGACTCAGCAGTATCTGTACTGGGACAGTGAGAAGCAGACTTACGTGCCTGCCTCAAACGACACAAATGCTGGACAAAACgagaacacagcagcagcagcaggcagcaaaGAATCGAAAGAGGgcaaggagaagaaggaaaagccCAAAAGCAAGACTGCTCAGCAG ATTGCTAAAGACATGGAACGGTGGGCTAAAACTCTAAACAAGCAGAAAGAGAACTTCAAGAGCAGCTTTCAGCCTATTAGtcaagaagagaggaaggaggccGCAGCTGCTGATGCTGGCTACATACTGTTTGAAAAGAAG CAGGCAGGAGGTCTAGACAGACTTATGCCAGAGATGCCAAGGTGCCTTGAGGAGGAGCCACCAACCAGCTCAGTCAGCACTTCCAAG TGTGGCCTTGTGGCAGCCTACAGTGGAGACAGTGATCCTGAGGAGGGGGTAGTGGAGCCCGATGGTGGTGACATAGGGTTGGACAAGCTGACAGACTGGTCAAAGTTGGCCTGCTTGCTGTGTAGGAGACAGTTTCCCAACAAAGAGGCTCTAGTTCGACATCAGCAACTCTCTGACCTCCACAAG AAAAACCTGGAGGTTCTCCGCAGGTCCAAGATGACTGAAGCAGAGCTggaagagctggagagaaaagagacagag ATGAAATATAGAGACAGGGCAGCCGAGAGGCGAGAAAAATACGGCATCCCTGAACCACCAGCgcccaaaaagaagaaatttagcCAACCAACACCAGCCGT TAACTACGAACAGCCCACCAAAGACGGCCTGAACAGTGACAATATTGGGAACAAAATGCTGCAGGCCATGGGCTGGAAGGAGGGCAAAGGACTGGGTCGCAACCAGCAGGGCATCACTACACCCATTGAG GCACAGCTGAGAACAAAGGGAGCTGGACTTGGCACGAAAGGCACCAACTACACCCTCTCTGCTTCAGACACGTACAAAGACGCAGTCCGCAAAGCCATGTTTGCTCGCTTCACCGAATTGGAATGA
- the rbm5 gene encoding RNA-binding protein 5 isoform X2 — translation MGADKRISRTERSGRYGSDQPRDEPEWRDRRERDQDRDHNMRRWNDERRNDRFEGDRRGSRDSPEQRERKRRNSDRSEDGYHSDGDYPEQDYRREPGEEKKSKTIMLWGLSPHVSEDDIRFAIDQLEGPQPVDVRLMKKKTGISRGFAFVDFYHLQDATRWMETNQKRLTIQGKSVDMHYSHPRNKYEDWLCNTCGLYNFRRRLKCFRCGAAKAESETSNNTGASETQPSGDFYGDTIILRNIAPLTTVEAIMTALAPYANLSSNNIRLIKDKQTGQNRGFAFVQLSSPLEASQLLTILQGLQPPLKLDGKTIGVDYAKSARKDLLLPDGNRVSAFSVASTAIAAAQWSSSQPQQSSEGMSEYSYLQEGYTPMSQDYQMYYPQGAGASTSQGNGILGAAPGVKIVPTAAGVVISQTPQVYQPHIIVQPAVQALPLAQQLEAKPQTGHLSGIEAASVPVAPVAAATVTAASTLIASGQTADTNTAAPDTSSYQYDESSGYYYDPQTGLYYDPNSHYYYNSQTQQYLYWDSEKQTYVPASNDTNAGQNENTAAAAGSKESKEGKEKKEKPKSKTAQQIAKDMERWAKTLNKQKENFKSSFQPISQEERKEAAAADAGYILFEKKAGGLDRLMPEMPRCLEEEPPTSSVSTSKCGLVAAYSGDSDPEEGVVEPDGGDIGLDKLTDWSKLACLLCRRQFPNKEALVRHQQLSDLHKKNLEVLRRSKMTEAELEELERKETEMKYRDRAAERREKYGIPEPPAPKKKKFSQPTPAVNYEQPTKDGLNSDNIGNKMLQAMGWKEGKGLGRNQQGITTPIEAQLRTKGAGLGTKGTNYTLSASDTYKDAVRKAMFARFTELE, via the exons ATGGGAGCTGATAAAAG AATTAGTCGCACAGAACGTAGTGGGCGGTACGGCTCTGACCAGCCCCGTGATGAACCAGAATGGCGTGACAGACGAGAGAGGGACCAGGACCGCGATCACAACATGCGCCGCTGGAACGACGAAAGACGTAATGATCGTTTTGAAGGAGATCGTCGAGGATCAAGAGATAGTCCAGAG caaagagaaagGAAACGACGCAACAGTGATAGGTCAGAAGATGGTTATCACTCCGATGGCGACTACCCAGAGCAGGATTACAGAAGGGAGCctggggaggagaagaagagcaagACCATCATGCTCTGGGGTCTGTCTCCTCATGTCAGTGAGGACGAT ATTCGTTTTGCCATAGACCAATTGGAGGGACCGCAGCCAGTGGATGTCAGgctgatgaaaaagaaaacag GTATAAGCCGTGGTTTCGCCTTCGTGGACTTTTATCACTTGCAAGATGCTACCCGATGGATGGAGACCAATCAG AAACGTCTGACCATCCAAGGCAAAAGCGTGGACATGCACTACAGTCACCCCAGGAACAAGTATGAAGACTGGCTCTGCAACACT TGTGGCCTGTACAATTTCCGGAGGAGGCTGAAGTGCTTCAGGTGTGGAGCAGCCAAAGCTG aaagtgaaactaGCAACAATACTGGAGCCTCCGAAACTCAACCCAGTGGAGATTTCTATGGCGACA CAATCATCCTGAGAAATATTGCTCCTCTGACCACCGTGGAAGCAATCATGACAGCCCTGGCACCATATGCTAATCTTTCATCAAACAACATTCGCCTCATCAAGGACAAGCAGACGGGCCAGAACAGAGGCTTTGCCTTTGTAcagctgtcctctcctctg GAGGCCTCTCAGCTGCTAACCATCTTACAGGGACTGCAGCCACCTTTGAAACTGGATGGAAAAACAATCGGGGTGGATTATGCCAAGAGTGCTAGAAA GGACCTTTTGCTACCTGATGGGAATCGAGTCAGTGCCTTCTCTGTGGCCAGCACGGCCATTGCTGCGGCCCAGTGGTCCTCAAGTCAG ccacagcagagctCAGAGGGAATGTCAGAGTACAGCTACCTACAAGAGGGCTACACTCCAATGTCACAG GACTACCAGATGTATTACCCGCAAGGAGCAGGAGCCAGCACCTCTCAGGGAAATGGCATTCTAGGAG CTGCCCCGGGTGTAAAGATCGTTCCAACTGCAGCTGGAGTAGTGATATCACAGACTCCACAAGTCTATCAACCCCATATAATCGTGCAGCCCGCTGTTCAG GCGTTACCACTTGCCCAGCAATTGGAGGCAAAACCCCAGACAGGACATCTTTCAGGCATTGAAGCTGCATCTGTGCCTGTTGCTCCTGTAGCTGCTGCCACTGTTACTGCTGCCAGCACATTAATAGCCTCAGGACAGACAGCTGACACCAACACTG CTGCTCCTGACACGTCCTCCTATCAGTATGATGAATCCTCTGGTTACTATTACGATCCTCAAACTGGCCTCTACTATGACCCTAACAGCCAT TATTACTACAACTCTCAGACTCAGCAGTATCTGTACTGGGACAGTGAGAAGCAGACTTACGTGCCTGCCTCAAACGACACAAATGCTGGACAAAACgagaacacagcagcagcagcaggcagcaaaGAATCGAAAGAGGgcaaggagaagaaggaaaagccCAAAAGCAAGACTGCTCAGCAG ATTGCTAAAGACATGGAACGGTGGGCTAAAACTCTAAACAAGCAGAAAGAGAACTTCAAGAGCAGCTTTCAGCCTATTAGtcaagaagagaggaaggaggccGCAGCTGCTGATGCTGGCTACATACTGTTTGAAAAGAAG GCAGGAGGTCTAGACAGACTTATGCCAGAGATGCCAAGGTGCCTTGAGGAGGAGCCACCAACCAGCTCAGTCAGCACTTCCAAG TGTGGCCTTGTGGCAGCCTACAGTGGAGACAGTGATCCTGAGGAGGGGGTAGTGGAGCCCGATGGTGGTGACATAGGGTTGGACAAGCTGACAGACTGGTCAAAGTTGGCCTGCTTGCTGTGTAGGAGACAGTTTCCCAACAAAGAGGCTCTAGTTCGACATCAGCAACTCTCTGACCTCCACAAG AAAAACCTGGAGGTTCTCCGCAGGTCCAAGATGACTGAAGCAGAGCTggaagagctggagagaaaagagacagag ATGAAATATAGAGACAGGGCAGCCGAGAGGCGAGAAAAATACGGCATCCCTGAACCACCAGCgcccaaaaagaagaaatttagcCAACCAACACCAGCCGT TAACTACGAACAGCCCACCAAAGACGGCCTGAACAGTGACAATATTGGGAACAAAATGCTGCAGGCCATGGGCTGGAAGGAGGGCAAAGGACTGGGTCGCAACCAGCAGGGCATCACTACACCCATTGAG GCACAGCTGAGAACAAAGGGAGCTGGACTTGGCACGAAAGGCACCAACTACACCCTCTCTGCTTCAGACACGTACAAAGACGCAGTCCGCAAAGCCATGTTTGCTCGCTTCACCGAATTGGAATGA